Proteins encoded within one genomic window of Amorphoplanes friuliensis DSM 7358:
- a CDS encoding homogentisate 1,2-dioxygenase: MPYYRSIGEIPRKRHTQFRRPDGGLYAEELMGQEGFSSDSSLLYHRYAPTAISAAEVYEPPAFARAPNLPLKPRHLRTHKLDAGPGDAVLGRRPLLANADVRIGYVVADRPSPLYRDAVGDECLYVEDGSATVETTFGSLRVGAGDYVIIPTSVVHRIVPDGQVRMLTIEANGHIGPPKRYLSVRGQFLEHSPYCERDVRGPDAPLQAEGEDVEVYVKHRAGWTRHVYAHHPFDVVGWDGCLYPWAFSVHDFEPITGRVHQPPPVHQTFEGPNFVVCSFVPRKVDYHPLAIPVPYNHHNVDSDEMMFYTGGNYEARRGSGIEQGSISLHPSGFTHGPQPGAVERAIGAESFDELAVMVDTFRPLDLCDAALSVEDTAYAWTWNR, from the coding sequence ATGCCGTACTACCGCAGCATCGGGGAGATCCCTCGTAAGCGGCACACCCAGTTCCGCCGTCCGGACGGCGGACTCTACGCGGAGGAGTTGATGGGCCAGGAGGGCTTCTCCTCCGACTCTTCCCTGCTTTATCACCGGTACGCCCCCACGGCGATCTCCGCGGCCGAGGTCTACGAACCACCGGCCTTCGCCCGGGCGCCGAACCTGCCGTTGAAGCCGCGGCACCTGCGCACCCACAAGCTCGACGCCGGCCCGGGTGACGCCGTGCTGGGCCGCCGGCCGCTGCTGGCCAACGCCGACGTCCGCATCGGGTACGTGGTCGCGGACCGGCCGTCGCCGCTCTACCGGGACGCGGTCGGCGACGAGTGCCTTTACGTCGAGGACGGCTCGGCGACCGTCGAGACGACCTTCGGGTCGCTGCGGGTCGGTGCCGGCGACTACGTGATCATTCCGACCTCGGTGGTCCACCGGATCGTCCCGGACGGCCAGGTCCGGATGCTGACCATCGAGGCGAACGGCCACATCGGCCCGCCCAAGCGCTATCTGTCGGTGCGCGGTCAGTTCCTCGAGCACTCCCCGTACTGCGAGCGCGACGTTCGCGGCCCGGACGCGCCGCTGCAGGCCGAGGGTGAGGACGTCGAGGTCTACGTCAAGCATCGGGCGGGCTGGACCCGGCATGTCTACGCGCACCACCCGTTCGACGTCGTCGGCTGGGACGGCTGCCTCTACCCGTGGGCGTTCTCGGTGCACGACTTCGAACCGATCACCGGACGCGTCCACCAGCCGCCGCCGGTGCACCAGACGTTCGAGGGCCCCAACTTCGTGGTCTGCTCGTTCGTGCCCCGCAAGGTCGACTACCACCCGCTGGCGATCCCGGTGCCCTACAACCACCACAACGTCGACTCCGACGAGATGATGTTCTACACCGGCGGCAACTACGAGGCCCGCCGCGGCTCCGGCATCGAGCAGGGCTCGATCTCCCTGCACCCGTCCGGCTTCACGCACGGCCCCCAGCCCGGAGCCGTCGAACGAGCCATCGGCGCCGAGTCCTTCGACGAACTCGCCGTCATGGTCGACACCTTCCGCCCGCTCGACCTCTGCGACGCCGCCCTTTCCGTCGAAGACACCGCATACGCCTGGACCTGGAACAGGTAA
- a CDS encoding chitosanase yields MTIPRLRKRTIAYALGGVLVPAAAVAYGLMPASAATAGPIKGLGGKCVDIAAASSANGTAVQLYDCNSTGAQNWTVGNTDNSIKALGKCLDVAAAGTANGTKIQIYDCNGTAAQKWTPSNGTLVNTGSGKCLDATGNSSANGNQLQIWSCGTGANQKWTLPGGGTTPTTSPTTTAPPSGGVNLDNPAKKDVAMQIVSAAENSSLNWRAQFSYIEDIGDGRGYTAGIIGFCSGTGDMLELVQAYTATKPGNVLAKYLPALRNVNNSDSHAGLDPNYTRDWKTAAADPVFQAAQESERDRVYFNPSVRDGKSDGVRALGQFAYYDASVVHGYEGMRSIRSRALQRAKPPSQGGNETTWLNAFLDERVIEMKKEAAHDDVTRIDTAQRVFLRNGNLDMNTPLDFSIYGDSYHIG; encoded by the coding sequence ATGACCATCCCCCGACTCCGCAAGAGAACCATCGCGTACGCGCTCGGCGGTGTACTGGTTCCCGCCGCAGCCGTCGCGTACGGCCTGATGCCGGCGAGCGCCGCGACGGCCGGTCCGATCAAGGGCCTCGGTGGCAAGTGTGTCGACATCGCCGCCGCCAGCAGCGCGAACGGCACAGCGGTGCAGCTCTACGACTGCAACAGCACGGGCGCCCAGAATTGGACCGTGGGCAACACCGACAACTCGATCAAGGCGCTGGGCAAGTGCCTCGACGTCGCCGCGGCCGGCACGGCCAACGGCACCAAGATCCAGATCTACGACTGCAATGGTACGGCCGCACAGAAGTGGACGCCGTCCAACGGCACGCTGGTCAACACGGGCTCCGGCAAGTGTCTCGACGCGACCGGCAACAGCTCGGCCAACGGCAACCAGCTCCAGATCTGGAGCTGCGGCACCGGCGCCAACCAGAAGTGGACGCTGCCCGGCGGCGGCACCACACCGACCACGTCACCGACGACGACCGCCCCGCCGTCCGGTGGTGTCAACCTCGACAACCCGGCGAAGAAGGACGTGGCGATGCAGATCGTCTCGGCCGCCGAGAACTCGTCGCTGAACTGGCGGGCGCAGTTCTCCTACATCGAGGACATCGGCGACGGGCGCGGGTACACCGCCGGCATCATCGGCTTCTGCTCCGGCACCGGCGACATGCTGGAGCTGGTCCAGGCGTACACGGCGACCAAGCCCGGCAACGTGCTGGCGAAGTACCTGCCGGCGCTGCGCAACGTCAACAACAGCGACTCCCACGCGGGCCTCGACCCGAACTACACCCGGGACTGGAAGACGGCCGCCGCCGACCCGGTCTTCCAGGCCGCGCAGGAATCCGAGCGTGACCGCGTCTACTTCAACCCGTCGGTGCGTGACGGCAAGTCCGACGGCGTCCGCGCCCTGGGCCAGTTCGCCTACTACGACGCCTCGGTCGTCCACGGTTACGAGGGCATGCGCTCGATTCGCAGCCGGGCGCTGCAGCGGGCCAAGCCCCCGTCGCAGGGTGGCAACGAGACCACCTGGCTGAACGCGTTCCTCGACGAGCGTGTCATCGAGATGAAGAAGGAAGCCGCACACGACGACGTCACCCGCATCGACACCGCCCAGCGCGTCTTCCTCCGCAACGGCAACCTCGACATGAACACACCGCTCGACTTCTCCATCTACGGAGACTCGTACCACATCGGCTGA
- a CDS encoding ROK family transcriptional regulator, which yields MPRLAGSSKLLRAMNESAALAHLLEPGMLTRADLRKLTELSTPTISEVLRRLTDAGLVNVVGYNSGRPGPNAEIYAANPDAAYAAAVSVRDIGASGAPSVVAALCDLTGAVRARVESRVDFLQTDPKTALVDVVAALRTEAGVPAERISHVQIGVAGSYDSKAETIRHVDVHGFGRPGLVPEIAEALGTHVGVDNDVNLAAVAERRRGVGRDADGFALLWLGQEGLGLAIDIGGTLMRGARGGAGEIGYMPLYAPDSTHRKVDLQDLVGGAAIVALAQDHGVTGRTPHEIVLAAAADPDAAGEFITQLADRISVGLAAVIAVLDPSLVVLAGPVAQAGGQTLLAAVTSALRRAAPLESTIAVTTIDDDAVLLGALDAGLTAVREALIASIRDNQA from the coding sequence GTGCCGAGACTGGCCGGATCGTCCAAGTTGCTGCGCGCCATGAACGAGAGCGCTGCGCTCGCCCACCTGCTCGAGCCGGGCATGCTCACCCGGGCCGATCTGCGCAAGCTCACCGAGCTGTCCACGCCGACCATTTCCGAGGTGCTGCGCCGGCTCACCGACGCGGGCCTGGTGAACGTCGTCGGTTACAACAGCGGCCGCCCGGGGCCGAACGCGGAGATCTACGCGGCCAACCCGGATGCAGCGTACGCCGCCGCGGTGTCCGTCCGCGACATCGGCGCCAGTGGTGCCCCTTCGGTCGTCGCCGCACTGTGCGACCTCACGGGAGCGGTGCGGGCGCGCGTCGAGTCACGGGTCGACTTCCTGCAGACCGATCCGAAGACGGCACTGGTCGACGTGGTGGCCGCGCTGCGTACCGAGGCGGGCGTCCCGGCCGAGCGCATCAGCCACGTGCAGATCGGTGTGGCCGGCTCGTACGACAGCAAGGCCGAGACGATCCGCCACGTCGACGTGCACGGCTTCGGACGGCCCGGACTGGTCCCCGAGATCGCGGAGGCGCTCGGCACCCACGTCGGTGTCGACAACGACGTCAACCTGGCCGCGGTGGCCGAGCGCCGCCGCGGTGTGGGCCGTGACGCCGACGGTTTTGCCCTGCTCTGGCTGGGCCAGGAGGGTCTCGGTCTGGCCATCGACATCGGCGGCACGCTGATGCGCGGCGCCCGCGGCGGCGCCGGTGAGATCGGCTACATGCCGCTCTACGCACCGGATTCCACTCACCGCAAGGTCGACCTGCAGGACCTGGTCGGCGGTGCGGCCATAGTCGCGCTCGCGCAGGATCACGGCGTCACCGGCCGCACCCCGCACGAGATCGTCCTCGCTGCCGCAGCCGATCCGGACGCGGCCGGGGAGTTCATCACCCAACTGGCCGACCGCATCTCGGTCGGTCTCGCCGCCGTCATCGCCGTGCTCGACCCGTCGCTCGTCGTCCTCGCGGGCCCGGTCGCGCAGGCCGGCGGGCAGACCCTGCTCGCCGCGGTCACCAGCGCCCTGCGCCGGGCCGCCCCGCTGGAGAGCACCATCGCCGTCACCACGATCGACGACGACGCCGTGCTGCTCGGCGCGCTGGACGCCGGGCTGACCGCCGTCCGCGAGGCCCTCATCGCCTCGATCCGCGACAACCAAGCCTGA
- a CDS encoding ABC transporter substrate-binding protein — protein sequence MNKRIPHAQKSLIAAAAALLLTAACTPAPKEQKIADPGTQVSGTVELWHFFTEREAAAIDTVIKDFTSTHPNIKVTVKAGQDDSKMTQAIGAGNGPDIGLSYSTDIVGKFCSSGAWVDLAPYIKRDNVDLNRLNATTRSYTEFDGKRCAMPFLADAYGIFYNKDLFAKAGIAGPPKTLDELTEDAKKLTVKNPDGSLKTVGFLPLFDFYENAAAHMAPAVGAKWLTPDGKSAVGTDPAWKTLMTWQKNLVDWYGYDNLKKFRSSLGEEFSADNAFQRGQVAINIDAEYRLAFMKDQAPGVKYGVAPIPTADPAKYGGGYVTGNIMGISKNAKNPEAAWELIKYLTTDDKTIVKLANSLKNVPTTTGSFSDPGLQVEPEFKVFMDIFANPNSLTSPPAASGPAYQETFGTFVTKWQSGDIKDLDAGLTDADKQINSVMTLGG from the coding sequence GTGAACAAGCGGATACCCCATGCCCAAAAATCGTTGATCGCCGCCGCTGCCGCCCTGCTGCTCACCGCCGCCTGCACCCCCGCTCCCAAGGAACAGAAGATCGCCGACCCGGGTACGCAGGTGTCCGGCACGGTCGAGTTGTGGCACTTCTTCACCGAGCGCGAGGCCGCCGCGATCGACACGGTGATCAAGGACTTCACCAGCACGCACCCGAACATCAAGGTGACGGTGAAGGCGGGGCAGGACGACTCGAAGATGACGCAGGCGATCGGCGCCGGCAACGGTCCCGACATCGGCCTGTCGTACTCGACGGACATCGTCGGCAAGTTCTGCTCGTCCGGCGCGTGGGTCGACCTGGCGCCGTACATCAAGCGGGACAACGTGGACCTGAACCGCCTCAACGCCACGACCCGGTCGTACACGGAGTTCGACGGGAAGCGCTGCGCGATGCCGTTCCTCGCGGACGCGTACGGGATCTTCTACAACAAGGACCTGTTCGCCAAGGCCGGGATCGCGGGGCCGCCGAAGACGCTCGACGAGCTGACCGAGGACGCCAAGAAGCTCACGGTCAAGAACCCGGACGGTTCGCTCAAGACCGTCGGCTTCCTGCCGCTCTTCGACTTCTACGAGAACGCGGCCGCGCACATGGCTCCCGCGGTCGGCGCCAAGTGGCTGACCCCGGACGGCAAGTCGGCCGTCGGCACCGACCCGGCCTGGAAGACCCTGATGACCTGGCAGAAGAACCTGGTCGACTGGTACGGATACGACAACCTCAAGAAGTTCCGGTCGAGCCTGGGTGAGGAGTTCAGCGCCGACAACGCGTTCCAGAGGGGCCAGGTGGCGATCAACATCGACGCCGAGTACCGGCTGGCGTTCATGAAGGACCAGGCGCCGGGCGTGAAGTACGGTGTTGCGCCGATCCCGACCGCCGACCCGGCGAAGTACGGCGGGGGTTACGTCACCGGCAACATCATGGGCATCTCGAAGAACGCCAAGAACCCCGAGGCGGCCTGGGAGCTCATCAAATACCTGACGACCGACGACAAGACGATCGTCAAGCTGGCCAACTCGCTGAAGAACGTGCCGACCACCACGGGTTCGTTCAGCGACCCGGGTCTGCAGGTCGAGCCCGAGTTCAAGGTGTTCATGGACATCTTCGCCAACCCGAACTCGCTGACCTCGCCGCCGGCCGCGTCGGGTCCCGCGTACCAGGAGACCTTCGGAACTTTTGTCACGAAGTGGCAGTCCGGTGACATCAAGGATCTGGACGCCGGTCTGACCGACGCCGACAAGCAGATCAACAGCGTGATGACGCTGGGCGGCTGA
- a CDS encoding carbohydrate ABC transporter permease, whose translation MRLRRTLTTWSFLAPALIGIVVFFLYPLISAVYFSFTKFDLLTVPQWVGLDNYRRMADDPLLMQSIRNTLWMVAVFVPVRIISAIGLSMLLSQFQRGASFFRTIFYLPALAPPVAATIAFVYLLKPGTGPVNTFLDHIGIEGPLWFNSPEWSKPSLVLLGLWGIGDLMIIFLAGVLGVPVSLYEAASLDGANAWHRFRYVTLPTIRPVILFAAVTGVIYTLQYFDQAAVAGSVASGQAVTGGGISSSFGYPEGSTFTYPLWLYTVGFRYNALGYANAMAIALFVVAFAVTVILLRRAKAFSGEEQ comes from the coding sequence GTGCGGCTGCGCCGGACGCTGACCACGTGGTCCTTCCTCGCCCCCGCGCTGATCGGCATCGTGGTCTTCTTCCTGTACCCGCTGATCTCCGCCGTGTACTTCTCCTTCACGAAGTTCGACCTGCTGACCGTGCCGCAGTGGGTCGGGCTCGACAACTACCGGCGGATGGCCGACGACCCGCTGCTGATGCAGTCGATCCGCAACACCCTGTGGATGGTCGCGGTCTTCGTGCCGGTACGCATCATCAGCGCGATCGGCCTGTCGATGCTGTTGTCGCAGTTCCAGCGGGGGGCGAGCTTCTTCCGGACGATCTTCTATCTGCCGGCGCTCGCCCCACCGGTGGCAGCCACCATCGCGTTCGTCTACCTGCTCAAGCCCGGCACCGGTCCGGTCAACACGTTCCTCGACCACATCGGCATCGAGGGCCCGCTCTGGTTCAACTCGCCGGAGTGGTCGAAGCCGTCGCTGGTGCTGCTCGGCCTCTGGGGCATCGGCGACCTGATGATCATCTTCCTGGCCGGTGTGCTGGGTGTCCCGGTCAGCCTGTACGAGGCGGCCAGCCTCGACGGCGCCAACGCCTGGCACCGCTTCCGCTACGTGACCCTGCCGACGATCCGTCCGGTGATCCTCTTCGCGGCGGTCACCGGCGTCATCTACACGCTCCAATACTTCGACCAGGCGGCGGTCGCCGGCTCGGTGGCCAGCGGGCAGGCCGTGACCGGCGGCGGCATCTCGTCGTCGTTCGGCTACCCGGAAGGCTCCACGTTCACCTATCCGCTGTGGCTCTACACGGTCGGGTTCCGCTACAACGCGCTCGGTTACGCCAACGCGATGGCGATCGCGCTGTTCGTGGTCGCCTTCGCCGTGACGGTCATCCTGCTGCGCCGGGCCAAGGCCTTCTCCGGGGAGGAACAATGA
- a CDS encoding carbohydrate ABC transporter permease, with product MTAVLERPAPAVSPDVRRARRQVRLAWIAKHSIAIALSIMFIAPVVYLLLLSVMTSDQALTSDYWPNTWHFENYVRVFEVTPLPRYLLNTVIYAVSATVLMLLSSVPAAYALAKLKFRGRNVMFLTIICVMMLPPQVVTVPLYLMWARYGLTGSLAPLIIPMLFGDAFCIFLMRQFLLTIPSEYLDAARVDGCGEWKTLLRVVLPMARPGIAAAALFQFFYAWNDYYGPLLYTSENENSWTLSLGLASFHGVHHVDWNLVTAATVLAMVPIVVVFFFAQKAFVQGVTLTGVKG from the coding sequence ATGACCGCCGTTCTCGAGCGTCCCGCGCCGGCGGTGTCCCCGGACGTCCGCCGGGCCCGCCGCCAGGTGCGGCTCGCCTGGATCGCCAAGCACAGCATCGCCATCGCACTGTCCATCATGTTCATCGCGCCGGTGGTCTACCTGCTCCTGCTCTCGGTGATGACCAGCGACCAGGCCCTGACCAGCGACTACTGGCCCAACACGTGGCACTTCGAGAACTACGTCCGCGTCTTCGAGGTCACCCCGCTGCCGCGTTATCTGCTCAACACCGTCATCTACGCGGTCTCGGCGACCGTGCTGATGCTGCTGTCGAGCGTGCCGGCCGCGTACGCGCTGGCCAAGCTCAAGTTCCGCGGCCGCAACGTCATGTTCCTGACGATCATCTGCGTCATGATGCTGCCGCCGCAGGTGGTGACGGTCCCGCTCTACCTGATGTGGGCCCGGTACGGCCTCACCGGCTCGCTCGCCCCGCTGATCATCCCTATGCTCTTCGGCGACGCGTTCTGCATCTTCCTGATGCGGCAGTTCCTGCTCACGATCCCGTCGGAATACCTCGACGCCGCCCGCGTCGACGGCTGCGGCGAGTGGAAAACACTGCTGCGGGTCGTGCTGCCGATGGCCCGCCCGGGCATCGCGGCCGCCGCCCTGTTCCAGTTCTTCTACGCCTGGAACGACTACTACGGGCCGCTGCTCTACACGAGCGAGAACGAGAACTCGTGGACGCTGTCCCTCGGTCTCGCCTCGTTCCACGGTGTCCATCACGTCGACTGGAACCTCGTCACCGCCGCCACGGTGCTGGCCATGGTCCCGATCGTCGTCGTGTTCTTCTTCGCCCAGAAGGCATTTGTCCAGGGCGTCACACTCACGGGGGTCAAAGGGTGA
- a CDS encoding 6-phospho-beta-glucosidase → MKIAVVGGGSTYTPELVDGFARLGSMVSELVLIDPAQERLDIVGAFSARIFQHYGHPGKVTWTTDLDAGVTDADVAVIQLRVGGQTARISDETFPLDCGCVGQETTGAGGLAKALRTVPVVLDVAARVRARAKPDAWIVDFTNPVGIVTRALLDEGHKAVGLCNVAIGFQRRFARMLDVEPSAVVLDHVGLNHLTWERAAYVDGVDRLPALIENHLAELAAEVDLDPEVLTALGNVPSYYLSYFYAHDRHVRDSQGAQTRGQRVAEIEATLLEMYRDPALTEKPALLGERGGAYYSEAAVGLIAALHGLDPDGVHSVNVRNNGTLPFLADHAVIEVSARAGLSGPTPLPVNPLAPDLAGLVAHVSGYEELALGAAVRGGRHRVYRALLAHPLIGQHDYADALTDKLLAAGAQHLAWAR, encoded by the coding sequence GTGAAGATCGCTGTTGTCGGCGGCGGGTCGACGTACACGCCGGAGCTGGTGGACGGGTTCGCCCGGCTGGGTTCCATGGTGTCGGAGCTGGTGCTGATCGATCCCGCGCAGGAACGCCTCGACATCGTCGGCGCCTTCTCCGCCCGGATCTTCCAGCACTACGGGCACCCCGGGAAGGTCACCTGGACGACCGACCTCGACGCCGGGGTCACCGACGCCGACGTGGCCGTGATCCAGTTGCGGGTCGGCGGGCAGACGGCCCGGATCAGCGACGAGACCTTCCCGCTGGACTGCGGCTGCGTCGGCCAGGAGACCACCGGGGCCGGCGGGCTGGCGAAGGCCCTGCGTACGGTCCCGGTGGTGCTCGACGTGGCCGCGCGCGTCCGCGCCCGCGCCAAGCCGGACGCGTGGATCGTGGACTTCACCAACCCCGTCGGCATCGTCACGCGTGCGCTGCTCGACGAGGGCCACAAGGCGGTCGGGCTGTGCAACGTGGCGATCGGCTTCCAGCGCCGCTTCGCCCGGATGCTCGACGTCGAGCCGTCGGCGGTGGTCCTCGACCACGTCGGGCTCAACCACCTGACCTGGGAACGGGCCGCCTATGTGGACGGTGTCGACCGCCTGCCCGCGCTGATCGAGAACCATCTCGCCGAGCTCGCCGCCGAGGTGGATCTCGACCCGGAGGTGCTGACGGCCCTCGGCAACGTCCCGTCGTACTACCTGAGCTACTTCTACGCCCACGATCGCCACGTCCGCGACTCGCAGGGTGCACAGACCCGTGGGCAGCGTGTCGCGGAGATCGAGGCCACGTTGCTCGAGATGTACCGCGATCCCGCCCTGACCGAAAAACCGGCCCTCCTCGGCGAACGTGGCGGCGCCTACTACTCCGAGGCGGCCGTCGGCCTGATCGCCGCCCTGCACGGACTCGACCCGGACGGTGTCCACTCGGTCAACGTCCGCAACAACGGCACGCTGCCCTTCCTGGCCGACCACGCGGTCATCGAGGTCTCCGCCCGGGCCGGCCTGAGCGGTCCCACGCCCCTCCCGGTCAACCCCCTGGCTCCCGACCTGGCCGGTCTGGTCGCGCACGTCTCCGGGTACGAGGAACTGGCGCTGGGCGCGGCGGTCCGCGGCGGCCGCCACCGGGTCTACCGGGCCCTGCTGGCGCACCCCCTGATCGGCCAGCACGACTATGCGGACGCCCTGACCGACAAGCTGCTCGCCGCCGGTGCGCAGCACCTGGCATGGGCGCGATGA
- a CDS encoding N-acetylglucosamine kinase, giving the protein MRALFLAVDGGNSKTDVILGTTEGEVLGFVRGPTSSPHNIGLPGTISVLHTLITAVRADAGLPASTGIDVVAAYLAGADLPVEVQRLHQAIDGQSWAARTIVDNDCFALLRAGTSLPDAVAVVCGAGNNCAGRTADGRTARFVALGPISGDWGGGHDLAEHTLRLAARGEDGRGDPTALSAAVAGHFGCPTVEDVSIALHLGDLDLVRVRELTPLLFEVAATGDPVASGLISRQVDEILGQHRVAATRLDLLDSRHALVLGGGVLRARHPQLHDQIVAGARAQAPLVEISVLDTPPAVGAALLALDALGLTEGAERHLRAALAAAEPAPAIPLTVTTAA; this is encoded by the coding sequence ATGAGAGCGCTCTTCCTGGCCGTCGACGGCGGCAATTCCAAAACAGACGTCATTCTCGGTACGACGGAAGGCGAGGTCCTGGGCTTCGTCCGCGGCCCGACGAGCTCACCCCACAACATCGGTCTGCCCGGCACCATCTCGGTCCTGCACACCCTGATCACCGCCGTACGCGCCGACGCCGGCCTGCCCGCGAGCACGGGGATCGACGTGGTCGCGGCGTACCTGGCCGGCGCCGACCTGCCCGTCGAGGTGCAACGGCTGCACCAGGCCATCGACGGTCAGTCCTGGGCCGCCAGGACCATCGTGGACAACGACTGCTTCGCCCTGCTGCGCGCGGGCACCTCACTGCCCGACGCGGTCGCTGTCGTGTGCGGCGCCGGCAACAACTGCGCAGGCCGTACGGCCGACGGCCGCACCGCCCGCTTCGTCGCGCTGGGACCGATCTCCGGTGACTGGGGTGGCGGCCACGACCTGGCCGAGCACACATTGCGGCTCGCAGCCCGCGGCGAGGACGGCCGCGGTGATCCCACCGCACTGTCAGCCGCGGTGGCCGGCCACTTCGGCTGCCCCACGGTGGAGGACGTCAGCATCGCCCTGCACCTGGGCGACCTCGACTTGGTCCGCGTCCGCGAGCTCACCCCGCTGCTCTTCGAGGTGGCAGCCACGGGCGACCCGGTGGCCTCCGGACTGATCAGCCGCCAGGTCGACGAGATCCTGGGCCAGCACCGCGTTGCGGCCACCCGGCTGGACCTGCTCGACTCCCGCCACGCCCTGGTCCTGGGTGGTGGTGTCCTCCGGGCCCGGCACCCGCAGCTGCACGATCAGATCGTTGCGGGAGCCCGGGCCCAGGCACCCCTCGTGGAGATCAGCGTCCTCGACACCCCACCGGCCGTCGGTGCGGCCCTGCTGGCCCTGGACGCCCTCGGCCTGACCGAGGGCGCCGAACGACACCTTCGCGCGGCACTCGCCGCCGCCGAACCGGCCCCGGCGATACCGCTCACCGTCACGACCGCTGCGTGA